Proteins from a genomic interval of Hornefia porci:
- a CDS encoding ABC transporter permease yields the protein MIGTDKKAGWAVKLVVIVSAIAVLVIMNMLTSGKFLEPSNLKTIAVNASVPTFTAWAFVFIFASGFIDLSLGAVIVLAANVAGTFGNELGYPGLVISGLVVGILLMMLNFTIFQVTKIPSWIAGLGMTMVYEAISSFYAEKRLDMGLRVVDLDDRYAQLGRAPLAFVVILIGLIVAYIIYNRTTIGLDIRAMGDNQSVARNMGIKLGRTVILSGLVAGIFVGAASFMKESFAGTVNSVTGLQSLSQTFQPLAAALLSQALAKKINIIVAVILSTLFVMAIFNFLTLMNVPSGTWQETVLGISVIIFGVLAQRNTKEVVK from the coding sequence GTGATTGGCACAGATAAAAAGGCTGGATGGGCGGTAAAATTAGTTGTCATTGTGTCAGCGATCGCCGTCCTGGTGATTATGAATATGCTGACATCGGGCAAATTTCTGGAGCCGTCAAATCTGAAGACAATTGCCGTAAACGCATCGGTTCCGACCTTTACAGCATGGGCGTTTGTGTTCATTTTCGCCAGTGGATTTATTGATCTTTCATTAGGCGCTGTTATTGTACTGGCAGCGAACGTAGCGGGAACTTTTGGCAATGAGCTTGGTTATCCGGGGCTGGTGATAAGTGGCCTTGTTGTTGGAATTCTGCTGATGATGTTAAACTTTACAATATTTCAGGTAACCAAAATTCCATCCTGGATCGCTGGATTGGGAATGACGATGGTGTATGAGGCAATCTCTTCCTTCTATGCAGAAAAGAGGCTGGACATGGGTCTGAGAGTCGTCGATCTGGATGATCGGTACGCGCAGCTGGGACGAGCGCCATTGGCGTTTGTGGTTATTCTGATTGGGCTGATCGTTGCATACATTATTTATAACAGAACGACTATAGGACTGGATATTCGTGCCATGGGAGACAATCAGTCTGTTGCCAGAAATATGGGAATTAAACTTGGGAGAACAGTAATTCTCAGTGGGCTGGTTGCGGGAATCTTTGTCGGAGCGGCATCATTCATGAAAGAGAGCTTTGCCGGGACTGTCAATTCCGTTACCGGATTGCAAAGTCTCAGCCAGACCTTCCAACCACTGGCTGCGGCACTTCTTTCACAGGCATTGGCAAAAAAAATCAACATTATCGTCGCGGTTATCCTTAGTACCCTGTTCGTAATGGCGATTTTCAACTTCCTGACATTGATGAATGTTCCTTCCGGGACATGGCAGGAAACGGTTCTTGGAATTTCCGTAATAATTTTCGGAGTTCTGGCGCAGAGAAACACGAAGGAGGTTGTCAAATAA
- a CDS encoding sugar ABC transporter substrate-binding protein, giving the protein MKKKLFCVALCVVVTMGLMVGCGSSSEKSSTAKDFYTIGYNNFGKGAYPLDLNQKETKYAVEAVGSKLKTANDNFTVDNVISDVKNLISSKVDGVVVWTAADTLYGSLDDLMKESKMPFALGDKYPKSEKTIKKLQDNKYFAGAVSTDDVLTGKNIAKAAYKDGHRTALIVAAAVGDTNHDARVKGFTQEFTKLGGKVLGTVHCADPSEAVQKSGDLLAAHKNADCLYGSGGDYSNGALKAMSSAGISMPVYGTDIDPNVIKGIKNGKIKAANGAAGTYCASFAAMLLINYLDGHPIKDKDGKAPATKGLQTIMVTKANVKNYEKYWINGEIFSKKEFQNLLYRNNKDVSWKDYQDMIDNYNYKTRMEAVAEK; this is encoded by the coding sequence ATGAAGAAGAAACTGTTTTGTGTGGCTCTGTGTGTCGTAGTCACCATGGGTCTGATGGTGGGGTGCGGATCATCGTCGGAAAAATCCAGCACCGCAAAAGATTTCTACACAATCGGATATAATAATTTCGGAAAAGGTGCGTATCCACTGGATCTCAACCAAAAGGAAACAAAATACGCGGTGGAAGCAGTGGGGAGCAAGCTCAAGACAGCAAATGATAACTTCACTGTTGATAATGTCATCTCTGATGTGAAGAATCTGATCTCATCAAAGGTCGATGGCGTTGTTGTCTGGACAGCAGCAGATACTTTGTATGGATCGCTGGATGATCTGATGAAAGAAAGTAAAATGCCGTTTGCACTCGGCGACAAATATCCGAAGAGTGAAAAGACGATTAAGAAGCTGCAGGATAACAAGTATTTTGCCGGAGCTGTATCCACAGATGATGTACTTACGGGTAAAAACATCGCTAAGGCAGCATATAAAGACGGACACAGGACTGCTTTGATTGTTGCAGCTGCGGTCGGAGATACAAACCATGATGCGCGAGTCAAGGGTTTCACACAAGAATTTACTAAACTGGGCGGAAAAGTGTTGGGAACTGTCCATTGTGCGGATCCGTCGGAAGCGGTGCAAAAGTCAGGAGACCTCCTTGCTGCACATAAAAATGCCGATTGTCTGTATGGAAGTGGCGGAGACTATTCCAATGGCGCTCTGAAAGCTATGTCAAGTGCGGGAATTAGCATGCCGGTCTACGGTACTGACATTGACCCGAATGTTATCAAGGGAATCAAGAACGGCAAAATCAAAGCGGCCAATGGTGCAGCTGGCACCTACTGTGCAAGCTTTGCCGCAATGCTGTTGATCAACTACCTTGATGGACATCCAATTAAAGATAAGGACGGAAAGGCTCCGGCGACAAAGGGTCTGCAGACCATTATGGTAACGAAAGCGAACGTGAAAAACTACGAGAAGTACTGGATCAATGGAGAAATTTTCTCTAAGAAGGAATTCCAGAATCTGCTTTACAGAAATAATAAGGACGTGTCCTGGAAAGATTATCAGGATATGATTGACAATTACAACTATAAGACGAGAATGGAAGCTGTGGCAGAGAAGTAA